In a genomic window of Pirellulales bacterium:
- a CDS encoding DNA gyrase C-terminal beta-propeller domain-containing protein, with the protein VRLVLELKRDADPEIVLNQLYQFSPLQDSFSLIFLALVDGKPRVLSLKGMLEEFLRHRIIVIRRRTQFLLAKARQRKHVVEGLLLAHANIDEVIRVIRSSATTAEAKTRLMEIQCPSALIERALGETGFAAFRSERGAAENYSLTPVQADAILRMTLGQLVNLEQEKLADEYRKLLDEIAEYLRILSDEKNIRDIIRADLIELKKKHADPRRTEISGEEIGSIEMEDLITEENMVVTISHNGYIKRTPSSVYRAQRRGGKGLTGARTEEEDPIAHLFVASTHDYLLFFTNRGKVYWQKVYDLPQLSRESRGRAIVNLLNFAPEERVADCRPVRDFTGDQFLMMATRNGLVKKTPLDAYGRPMKGGIIAIKLKDEDELVDVVVTRPGDEVVLSTATGMAIRFNESDARPMGRNTSGVKGIKLMKGDRLVGMVVADPDATLLTACAKGYGKRTLFGPNSPAIVAIGAGGGEGPAEDAEIEEPSAPVEEEESADDTSSQQRYRTQRRGGKGLRDIKTTERNGSVIGVTGVRDDDELLMMTARGKIQRIAAGEISVIGRNTQGVRIMSLDEEDSLAAIVRVPREETGEAKSIE; encoded by the coding sequence GTGCGGCTAGTGCTGGAACTCAAGCGCGACGCCGATCCGGAGATTGTGCTCAATCAGCTTTATCAATTCTCGCCGCTGCAGGATTCGTTCTCGCTGATCTTCCTGGCGCTGGTGGATGGGAAGCCGCGGGTGCTGTCGCTCAAGGGGATGCTCGAGGAGTTTCTGCGGCATCGGATCATCGTCATTCGCCGGCGCACTCAGTTCCTGCTGGCCAAGGCGCGGCAGCGAAAGCACGTCGTCGAAGGCTTGCTGCTCGCCCACGCCAATATCGACGAGGTGATCCGCGTGATCCGTTCGTCGGCGACGACCGCCGAGGCGAAAACCCGGCTGATGGAGATTCAATGCCCCTCGGCGCTCATCGAGCGAGCGCTGGGCGAGACGGGGTTCGCGGCATTCCGCTCCGAGCGTGGGGCTGCCGAGAACTATTCGCTCACGCCGGTCCAGGCCGACGCCATCCTCCGCATGACGCTCGGGCAATTGGTCAACCTCGAGCAGGAAAAGCTGGCCGACGAATACCGCAAGCTGCTCGACGAAATCGCCGAGTACTTGCGGATTCTCTCCGACGAGAAGAACATCCGCGACATTATTCGAGCCGACCTGATCGAGCTGAAGAAGAAACACGCCGATCCGCGACGCACGGAAATCAGCGGCGAGGAAATCGGCTCGATCGAGATGGAAGATCTGATTACCGAAGAGAATATGGTCGTCACGATCAGCCACAACGGCTACATCAAGCGCACGCCGTCCAGCGTGTACCGCGCCCAGCGGCGCGGCGGCAAGGGGCTGACCGGGGCGAGGACCGAGGAAGAGGACCCGATCGCCCATCTGTTCGTCGCCAGCACGCACGACTATCTGCTGTTTTTCACCAACCGCGGCAAGGTCTATTGGCAGAAGGTCTACGATCTGCCGCAACTCAGCCGCGAGAGCCGGGGGCGGGCGATCGTCAACCTGCTGAATTTCGCCCCAGAGGAACGGGTCGCCGATTGCCGCCCGGTCCGCGACTTCACTGGCGACCAATTCCTGATGATGGCCACGCGCAATGGCCTCGTGAAAAAGACGCCGCTCGACGCTTATGGCCGGCCGATGAAAGGGGGCATCATCGCCATCAAGCTCAAGGACGAAGACGAGCTGGTCGACGTGGTCGTCACCAGGCCCGGCGACGAAGTGGTGCTTTCGACGGCCACCGGCATGGCGATCCGCTTCAACGAGTCCGACGCTCGCCCGATGGGCCGCAACACCAGCGGCGTCAAGGGTATCAAGCTGATGAAGGGAGACCGGCTGGTGGGCATGGTCGTCGCCGATCCGGACGCCACGCTGCTCACAGCCTGCGCGAAGGGCTACGGCAAGCGGACATTGTTCGGCCCGAACAGCCCCGCGATCGTCGCTATCGGCGCTGGCGGCGGCGAAGGTCCGGCGGAGGATGCGGAGATTGAAGAACCCTCGGCCCCCGTCGAGGAAGAAGAGAGCGCCGACGACACTTCGAGCCAGCAGCGCTATCGCACCCAGCGCCGCGGCGGCAAAGGACTGCGCGATATCAAGACCACCGAGCGCAACGGCTCGGTGATCGGCGTGACCGGAGTGCGCGACGACGATGAGCTGCTGATGATGACCGCCCGCGGCAAGATTCAGCGAATCGCCGCCGGCGAGATCAGCGTGATCGGCCGCAACACGCAAGGAGTGCGGATCATGAGCCTCGACGAAGAAGATTCGCTGGCCGCGATCGTCCGCGTCCCGCGGGAGGAAACCGGCGAGGCGAAGAGTATCGAGTGA
- a CDS encoding UDP-glucose/GDP-mannose dehydrogenase family protein yields MKIAVVGTGYVGLVTGACLADSGNDVSCIDIDRAKIERLARGEIPIYEPGLEELVTRNHEARRLHFTSDLGPAVRSAKLVLLAVGTPPASDGSADLSSLRTVVEQIAPHLAKGAIVVTKSTVPVGTCAWIFARLKELTGRDCDVASNPEFLKEGAAIEDFMKPDRVVVGVRRPDVADVLRSLYAPFLRTEKPFLAMSPESAEMTKYVANALLAAKISFINEVANLCERMGADIDHVRRGIGHDSRIGFAFLFPGVGYGGSCFPKDVQALAAMARQHQIEPRLLQAVHEVNLLQKSVLGHKIARHFGGTLLGRTIAVWGLAFKPRTDDVRDAPSLVLIDRLLELGAAVRVHDPEAMDNVRRLYGDKLQYAALPLEALDGADALAIVTEWGEFRHPDFDEMAQRMKGRLIFDGRNLYDPAAVRAAGFTYHCIGKAPVGPGEK; encoded by the coding sequence ATGAAAATCGCCGTTGTGGGAACCGGTTACGTCGGTCTGGTCACGGGCGCTTGCCTCGCGGATAGCGGCAACGACGTGAGTTGCATCGATATCGATCGCGCGAAGATCGAGCGGCTTGCTCGCGGCGAGATCCCGATCTACGAGCCGGGGCTCGAAGAGTTGGTCACTCGCAATCACGAGGCCCGACGCCTGCATTTCACATCCGACCTCGGCCCGGCCGTGCGTTCGGCCAAGTTGGTCCTTCTGGCCGTCGGGACGCCGCCGGCGAGCGACGGCTCGGCCGATTTGTCCAGCCTTCGCACCGTCGTCGAGCAGATCGCTCCCCATCTGGCGAAGGGCGCGATCGTGGTCACAAAGAGCACCGTTCCGGTCGGCACGTGCGCCTGGATTTTTGCCCGGCTTAAGGAGCTGACCGGCCGCGATTGCGACGTGGCGAGCAATCCGGAGTTTCTCAAGGAAGGTGCCGCGATCGAGGATTTCATGAAGCCCGATCGGGTCGTCGTCGGCGTGCGGCGGCCGGACGTGGCCGACGTGCTGCGGAGCTTGTACGCCCCGTTTCTGCGGACCGAGAAGCCGTTTCTCGCGATGTCGCCCGAGAGCGCGGAAATGACCAAATACGTGGCCAACGCGCTCTTGGCCGCCAAGATCAGCTTCATCAACGAGGTGGCCAATCTCTGCGAGCGGATGGGGGCCGACATCGATCATGTGCGCCGCGGCATCGGGCACGACAGCCGGATTGGGTTCGCGTTTCTATTTCCCGGCGTCGGCTACGGGGGAAGTTGCTTCCCGAAGGACGTGCAGGCGCTGGCCGCGATGGCCCGGCAGCACCAGATCGAGCCGCGGCTTCTCCAGGCGGTGCATGAAGTGAACTTGCTGCAGAAATCGGTGCTGGGCCATAAGATTGCTCGGCACTTCGGCGGCACACTGCTGGGGCGCACAATCGCCGTTTGGGGATTGGCCTTCAAGCCGCGGACCGACGACGTCCGCGACGCCCCGTCGCTGGTGTTGATCGATCGGCTGCTCGAATTGGGCGCGGCCGTGCGGGTTCACGATCCCGAGGCGATGGACAACGTCCGCCGCCTCTATGGCGACAAGCTGCAATACGCGGCCCTGCCGCTGGAGGCCCTCGATGGGGCCGACGCGCTGGCGATCGTCACCGAATGGGGCGAATTCCGCCATCCCGATTTCGACGAGATGGCCCAGCGCATGAAAGGCCGCCTTATCTTCGACGGCCGCAACCTCTACGACCCCGCGGCAGTCCGTGCCGCAGGCTTCACGTATCACTGCATCGGCAAGGCGCCGGTGGGGCCGGGTGAAAAGTGA